The Apium graveolens cultivar Ventura chromosome 6, ASM990537v1, whole genome shotgun sequence genome contains a region encoding:
- the LOC141666306 gene encoding cyclin-D4-1-like, whose product MADKRFTRLAKMNVAKKSNEFPIRSRYTSFIDTINTRGDEYPSDAHLDAFDHISTFRDPNELDKMRSFFKVKELYKLVPAGPADRACHWKKDALFVFRDTLRADSDPFSLENLLCTETDSLHFDDLEAIDDLNHLIDSDNLVDNGSEPLIGLIPMQSDQVVSSLFDKEKDFFPASDYLERLTNEELDLYNVRKEAVDWIYKAYAHFCFGAPTICLAINYLDRYLSVYQVPDEKSWSFQLLAVACLLLAAKLEDVRVPSTANLQVAYPSLIFEAQSLKLMELKVLANLKWRMQACTPFSFIDFFIRKIKSEDTIPSGSLMYGSLIYRSCQFIVNTMKGLDFLEFRPSEISAAVAICVTRETQETQIDIAMSGIMHFERDRLLKCVQMIEDLTEIAESTDLPDGTLSAARAAPRSPDGVLDAAFLSYRIDSRTVVSDPSSSNAANQDPKRRRLD is encoded by the exons ATGGCAGATAAGAGATTtacccgtttggccaagatgaacgtggcaAAAAAGTCGAACGAATTTCCCATCCGGTCAAGGTACACCTCTTTCATTGATACGATCAATacccgaggggatgagtacccgtccGACGCACACTTGGATGCATTTGATCACATCAGTACTTTTCGGGATCCAAATGAGCTAGACAAGATGAGATCTTTCTTCAAGGTCAAGGAGCTGTACAAGCTGGTTCCcgcaggtccggccgacagggcttGCCACTGGAAGAAGGACGCTCTATTCGTCTTTAGGGACACCttgagggcag ACTCAGACCCTTTTAGTCTTGAAAACCTGCTTTGTACTGAAACTGATAGTCTGCATTTTGATGACCTTGAGGCCATTGATGATCTTAACCATCTTATAGATTCTGATAATCTGGTGGACAATGGATCAGAGCCGTTGATTGGTCTTATTCCAATGCAGAGTGATCAAGTTGTGTCTTCTTTGTTTGACAAAGAAAAAGATTTTTTTCCAGCAAGTGATTATTTAGAAAGATTGACTAATGAGGAACTTGATTTATATAATGTTAGAAAAGAAGCTGTTGATTGGATATATAAG GCTTATGCGCATTTCTGTTTTGGAGCGCCGACCATTTGCTTAGCGATAAATTACTTGGATCGCTATCTTTCTGTTTATCAAGTTCCG GATGAAAAGTCTTGGAGCTTTCAATTGCTAGCTGTGGCCTGCTTATTGTTAGCAGCAAAACTGGAGGATGTTAGAGTGCCATCTACTGCTAATTTGCAG GTGGCATATCCAAGCTTAATTTTTGAAGCTCAATCATTAAAATTGATGGAGCTTAAAGTTTTGGCCAACTTGAAATGGAGGATGCAGGCTTGTACTCCGTTTTCCTTTATAGATTTCTTCATTAGAAAGATCAAAAGTGAAGATACGATTCCATCAGGGTCTTTAATGTATGGATCGTTGATCTATAGATCATGCCAGTTCATTGTAAACACAATGAAAG GTTTAGATTTTCTGGAATTCCGGCCCTCGGAAATATCTGCTGCTGTAGCAATCTGTGTTACGAGAGAAACACAGGAAACACAGATTGACATTGCAATGTCTGGCATCATGCATTTTGAGAGG GATAGGCTACTGAAGTGTGTTCAAATGATTGAAGATTTAACAGAGATAGCAGAGAGTACTGATCTACCTGATGGTACCTTATCAGCAGCTCGAGCAGCGCCCAGAAGTCCTGATGGGGTGTTGGATGCAGCATTCTTGAGCTACAGAATCGACTCGAGAACAGTAGTTTCAGATCCTAGTTCTTCAAATGCTGCTAATCAAGATCCGAAAAGGAGAAGACTTGATTGA
- the LOC141666303 gene encoding uncharacterized protein LOC141666303 — MPKFTKDNYENWCIRMKAILGANDVWELMERGLMVPEDEANLNQVQKDQLQAQRKKDQKAIMIIHQCLDDFMLQKVASAITSKKVWDILNFSFSADAKVKKVWLQTLRGEFEALRMKESESILDYFSSVLTIVNQMKSNGVEVSDVRVIEKNHRSFVSKFDYKVVAIEEAKDIDEMSIDELMGSLQAHEEKMLKRNEPIEQALQAKLSFKNNDGRYTCERGRDQGRGRGFLHGPGREMANKERKIKRIKEYARQEIQEAVKEEDLFQGMTYQMSSVIIVKNLVIMLLNAALQEIKLRRKLIL, encoded by the coding sequence ATGCCAAAATTCACCAAAGACAATTACGAGAATTGGTGCATTCGTATGAAGGCGATCCTTGGAGCAAATGATGTGTGGGAACTTATGGAGAGAGGATTAATGGTGCCTGAAGATGAAGCAAATTTGAATCAAGTTCAAAAAGATCAACTACAAGCCCAAAGAAAGAAGGACCAGAAGGCGATTATGATCATTCATCAATGTTTGGATGATTTTATGCTACAAAAGGTGGCTTCCGCAATAACATCAAAGAAAGTTTGGGATATTCTAAATTTTTCTTTTAGTGCAGATGCAAAAGTGAAGAAAGTTTGGTTACAAACACTTCGTGGCGAGTTTGAGGCTTTGCGAATGAAAGAATCCGAATCAATCTTAGATTATTTTTCAAGTGTCTTGACCATTGTCAACCAAATGAAAAGTAATGGAGTAGAGGTAAGTGATGTTCGTGTTATTGAAAAAAATCATCGTTCATTTGTCTCTAAATTTGATTATAAAGTCGTGGCAATTGAGGAGGCTAAAGATATAGATGAAATGAGTATTGATGAGCTTATGGGATCATTACAAGCCCATGAAGAAAAAATGTTAAAAAGGAATGAACCAATTGAACAAGCCTTGCAAGCaaaattatctttcaaaaataaTGATGGAAGATACACATGTGAAAGAGGTCGTGACCAAGGACGTGGAAGAGGCTTCTTACATGGACCAGGAAGAGAAATGGCCAACAAAGAGAGGAAAATCAAAAGGATTAAAGAGTATGCGAGACAAGAAATTCAAGAGGCCGTGAAAGAGGAAGATTTATTTCAAGGTATGACATATCAAATGTCAAGTGTTATAATTGTCAAAAATTTGGTCATTATGCTTCTGAATGCCGCACTTCAAGAAATCAAGTTGAGGAGAAAGTTAATCTTGTAG
- the LOC141667381 gene encoding L-type lectin-domain containing receptor kinase IX.1-like: MLLWDRPSKNLTDFSTHFTFVIDSQGGTSYGDGIAFFLAPNGSKAPEKATNGAGLGLFADDHPSDKPDNKFVAVEFDIFNNSWDPQNSNIEHVGVVINSLKSEVTMSWLNSSSSIVNGWTNEAWISYVSSSKNLSVIFRTNGTNTMNQSLHFVVDLRDHLPEWVTFGFSAAAGYRVAIHRISSWRFYSSLESNIDVSDPGVEGSSPSTTKNNKTGLVVGLAVGGSVFLCSSALGMYIWKKKREQTEDDILVEDDSMDGDFEKGTGPKRFSYNALAQATNNFSQQEKLGEGGFGGVYRGFSKELNCYVAVKRISGDSSQGIKEYASEVKIISRLRHKNLVQLIGWCHEQRNLILVYEYMQNGSLDSHLFKGQSLLSWRVRYKIAQGLASVLLYLHEEWEQCVVHRDIKSSNVMLDSNFNTKLGDFGLARFVDHDKGAQTTIIAGTRGYMAPECFLTGQASRESDVFSFGVVALEISCGRKPIDPILEENRRELVKWVWDLYGVEQILDAADPKLSRDYDEEEMKRLMIVGLWCAHPDSTIRPSIRQAINVLTLDSPFPNLPPKMPVATYSTPINFSSGSLRYDVATTQSSQTQSSGSSNNTGSSASASAALLSNTGYV; this comes from the coding sequence ATGCTTCTCTGGGACAGGCCCTCGAAAAATCTTACAGACTTCAGTACGCATTTTACTTTTGTGATTGATTCGCAAGGTGGAACAAGTTATGGTGATGGGATCGCGTTCTTTCTAGCTCCAAATGGTTCCAAGGCCCCCGAAAAAGCAACAAATGGTGCAGGATTAGGGCTTTTTGCCGATGATCATCCTTCTGACAAGCCGGACAATAAATTTGTTGCTGTTGAATTTGATATTTTCAATAACAGTTGGGACCCCCAAAATAGTAATATTGAGCATGTAGGTGTTGTTATTAACTCTTTAAAGTCCGAGGTTACTATGTCTTGGTTAAATAGTAGCTCCAGTATTGTGAATGGGTGGACAAATGAAGCTTGGATAAGTTATGTTTCTAGTTCAAAAAATCTTAGTGTGATCTTCCGTACAAATGGTACTAATACGATGAATCAAAGTCTCCACTTTGTAGTTGATTTAAGGGATCATTTGCCAGAGTGGGTCACTTTTGGCTTTTCAGCTGCAGCTGGATACCGAGTAGCTATTCATAGAATCAGTTCTTGGCGATTTTACTCAAGCCTGGAGTCCAATATAGATGTAAGTGATCCCGGAGTAGAAGGGTCAAGCCCCTCTACAACAAAGAATAATAAGACAGGTCTAGTGGTTGGATTGGCAGTTGGGGGATCTGTTTTTCTTTGTTCCTCTGCTTTGGGCATGTACATATGGAAGAAAAAGAGAGAGCAGACTGAAGATGATATTCTTGTTGAGGATGATTCCATGGATGGTGATTTTGAGAAAGGAACTGGACCTAAAAGGTTTTCATATAATGCTCTTGCTCAGGCAACAAATAACTTTTCACAACAAGAGAAGCTTGGAGAAGGAGGATTCGGGGGAGTTTACAGGGGTTTCTCGAAAGAATTGAATTGTTATGTTGCTGTCAAGAGAATTTCAGGAGATTCTAGTCAAGGAATAAAGGAGTATGCATCTGAAGTGAAGATCATCAGTCGTCTGAGACATAAAAATTTGGTGCAGCTTATTGGTTGGTGCCATGAACAAAGAAATCTTATACTTGTTTATGAGTACATGCAAAATGGTAGTTTGGATTCCCATCTTTTCAAGGGACAGAGCTTGCTGTCATGGAGAGTAAGGTACAAAATTGCTCAAGGCCTGGCATCGGTGTTGCTTTATCTACACGAAGAATGGGAACAATGTGTGGTGCATAGAGATATTAAATCAAGCAATGTCATGTTAGATTCAAACTTTAACACTAAGCTAGGTGATTTCGGATTGGCAAGATTTGTTGACCATGACAAGGGTGCACAAACAACTATTATTGCTGGAACACGAGGCTACATGGCTCCTGAATGTTTTCTCACCGGCCAAGCTAGCAGGGAATCAGATGTTTTCAGCTTTGGAGTTGTAGCATTGGAAATATCATGTGGTCGAAAACCTATAGACCCCATCCTTGAAGAAAACCGGAGAGAATTGGTAAAGTGGGTTTGGGACCTTTATGGAGTGGAACAAATACTTGATGCAGCAGACCCAAAACTCTCCAGGGATTACGATGAGGAGGAAATGAAACGATTGATGATCGTCGGGCTCTGGTGTGCACACCCAGATAGTACCATCCGGCCTTCGATTAGGCAAGCAATAAATGTTCTTACTCTTGATTCTCCATTCCCTAATCTTCCGCCCAAGATGCCTGTGGCAACCTATTCTACACCAATAAACTTTTCTTCTGGGTCTTTACGATACGATGTGGCCACTACTCAGAGCAGCCAAACTCAATCTTCAGGCTCTAGTAACAATACTGGTTCTTCAGCTTCTGCATCTGCAGCACTTCTATCTAATACTGGATACGTGTGA
- the LOC141666305 gene encoding uncharacterized protein LOC141666305 has product MSVEETVGSLKAHEERVRGKNESSDQQLLLTEEEWVKRENKEGQLLLTRDEWVKRANRGSSRGRDVTKGRDFSRGGRDRNNIRCFNCSAYGHYAAECRKPRREKEQTHEANLAYVNDDEPTLLLAECHGVKDEMFLLHEGGVSPKLNKAGFEGQRDISVWYLDNGASNHMTGYRHKFTKLDEGVRGRVKFGDGSTVEIHGKGSINLTNQDGKECTLKEVYFIPSLCNNIISLGQLSEGGNKVIIKGEFLWI; this is encoded by the coding sequence ATGTCTGTTGAGGAGACAGTGGGCTCTCTTAAGGCCCATGAAGAAAGAGTACGTGGGAAAAATGAGAGCAGTGATCAACAGCTACTTCTCACCGAAGAAGAATGGGTGAAAAGGGAGAATAAGGAAGGCCAACTATTACTCACTCGGGATGAGTGGGTGAAGCGAGCGAACAGAGGTAGCTCACGGGGAAGAGATGTAACAAAGGGAAGAGACTTCTCTAGAGGTGGTCGTGACAGAAATAACATACGCTGTTTTAATTGCAGTGCTTACGGACACTATGCTGCGGAGTGTCGTAAACCCAGGAGAGAAAAGGAGCAAACACATGAGGCAAATTTGGCCTATGTAAATGATGATGAACCCACTCTTTTGCTGGCAGAATGTCATGGTGTCAAGGATGAGATGTTTTTGCTCCATGAAGGAGGAGTAAGTCCAAAATTGAACAAAGCTGGATTCGAAGGACAAAGGGACATAAGTGTGTGGTATCTCGATAATGGGGCTAGTAATCACATGACCGGTTACCGTCACAAGTTCACTAAACTGGATGAAGGAGTGAGAGGTAGAGTCAAGTTTGGAGATGGATCCACAGTTGAAATACATGGGAAAGGATCAATCAATCTTACAAATCAGGATGGCAAGGAATGTACTCTCAAAGAGGTATACTTTATTCCAAGTCTATGCAATAATATAATTTCATTGGGCCAATTGTCTGAAGGTGGTAATAAAGTGATTATTAAGGGAGAATTTTTGTGGATTTAA